CGGCGCCGGCTTCAGGTACGTCAGGCTCCGCCACAGCCATTCCATCGGGCCGAAGCGGAACTTTGAAAGCCACAGCGGGCTGATGATCAGTTGCAGGGCCCAGACGCCCAGGACGATCGGGATAAGTTCGCTGCGACTGAGCTGGCCGAAGTAGCCAAGGCCCCAGCCGTAGAAGATGAACGCGCCGATGACTGATTGCATGAGGTAGTTGGTCAGCGCCATGCGGCCGACCGACGCCAGGGCGTGGCGGACCATGCCCAGCACGCCGGCCTTGCAAATGAGCATGACGAGGGCGACCCACGCCAGGGCCACGCCCACGCTGCCCGCATAGTTGAACCATCCCACCACGCCGAAGAAGGCGACGGGGTCGAAGCCCTTGGCGTGGTTCACGGCGACGCCCGCGGCGATGAGCCCACCGCCCAGCAGGGCCCCGGCGACCAGCATGGTCACGTAGTCGCGCACTGATCGCTCGGCTCGGAAGACCCCCCACTTGTGCAACGCCATGCCCAGCAGCATGAGCCCCGAGACCCGCCAGAAGATGAAGACGGCAAACACGAACGTCTGCATCATCACCACGTCTGGAGCCTGGGCGGCGGCGCGATGGAAGAAGCCGCCGAGCACCTTCTGGCGTTCTTCCTCGAGTGCGGCTGCATCGGGGAAGAACATCACGCCGACTTCCTTCCACGTCTCCATCATCTGCGGATCGGTGCTGTTGCGCAAGAGTTCGAACATGGCCTGCTGGGCGCCCGACAAGGCCATGCCCACGGGCAGCAGCAAGCCGCCGATGATCGCGAGCCAGAGCGCCCGGAGGCGACGCAGCGGGTAGACGAGCATGCCCACGAGCGCGTATGCAACCAGGATGTCACCGAACCAGATGAGGTACGCGTGGATCATGCCGATCGCCAGGAGCCAACCCATCCGGCGGTAATGCACGCCGGCGGCGTTTCGACCCGTCTCGGTCAGGCGCTCGGCCATCAACGCGACGCCCGCCCCGAAGAGCATGGAGAAGATGGCCATCATCTTCATATCGAAGAGGGCGTGGCTGGCCAGCCATGTAAGATAGTCGAGCCCCTCGAAGCCACCGGCGATGGGCGGATTGAAGAACGCTGCGCCGGTCAGCGCGAAAATGGGTATGTTCATCACGAATATGCCCAGCAGCGCGACGCCGCGGAGCGTATCGATGGAACGGATGCGATCCTGCTGCGTCGTGGGGCCGAGCGGCCCGGGCTCGGCGTGCTGCGGGGCGTTTTCCATGATCCGATCGTACCGGGGCGTCGGAAGAAAAGACGGCGGCCGCCTCGTGGTGCGACCGCCGCCTGGGTATGGAGAGAGACAACAGAGGGATCGGGGTCGGGCAGGCCGATGCGTTTACGGGCAGCCGGCCGAGAACAGGTTCTGGAATTCGAGGAAGTCGAAGAGGCTCAGGCTGCCATCGCCGTCGATGTCCGCCCGCAGGTCGCCCATGTCGAAGGCCGTCTGGAAGGCGAGGAAGTCGAAGAGCGTCAGCGAACCGTCGCCGTCGAAATCGGCGACGCAGGGCGCGACGCCGCCGGCGTCGTTGATGAAGACGCTGGTGGTGTTGCTGTCGCGGTTGGTCACGGCAAAGTCGCTCGAGCCGTTGCCATCAAAGTCGCCCACGGTGGCGAAGCTGGGCTGAACGCCAACGGGCAGGACCAGGGCAGCACCGAAGCTCATGCCGCCGAGATTCTCGAATACCGAGACCGCGCCGCCGTCGTTGTTGAGCACCAGGATGTCCGGGCCGGCCGCGGTGCCGGGGGCAAAGTCGCCCACGTACAACTCGGAAGGATCGATCGAGCCGACGGGCAGGCGAGCAAAACGGCTCAACACGCCGCCGGTGTTGGCGTACGTGTCGACGCTGTTGTCGATGGTGATGGCCATGTCCTGGTCGCCGTCGCCATCGAAGTCGGCCGCGACGATGCCCTCGGGGCGGTCGGCGGGCGTGCTGATGACCTGGCCGGCCACGAAGCCACCCGCGCCGTTGCCATTGAGGATCCGCACGGTGCGGTCATCGTGGCTGGTGACGGCGATGTCGGCCAGCCCGTCGCCGGTGAAGTCGGCGATCGCGGCCATGCGGGGCTCCTGACCCACCGCAATGTGCGTGCTGGCGGTCGACGCGCCCAGATCGAGCATGATCGAGATCGAGTTCGAATCACGGTTCACCACCACGAAGTCGGCCGTCGGGTTGCCGTTCAGATCACCCTTGACGATCCAGACCGGCTCGACCTGTGTCGCCGCGCTGCCACCAGCAACGAATGCACCGGCGCCATCGTTCAGCATGATCTGGGCACGATTCGGCCCGTCGAACACGACGATCAGGTCCTCGTCGCCATCGCCGTCGACGTCATGATTGATGGCCGCGTCGGCGCCGATGCCCGAGCCGAGGAAACTGACCGGGCCGGGCGTGAAGTTACCAGTTCCGTCGCCGACCATGACGAGGATTCGGTCGTTGGTGTCGACGATGACGGCAAGGTCCATCAGGCCGTCGCCGGTGAAATCGGCGCTGGCGATGCCCGAGGGGCGCTGGGCCGTGGCAAGGTCGGTGCGCGGGCCGAAGCTGATCTGGGCGCTGGCGGTGCTGGCGAAAGCGCCGGCGGCCAGTGCAAGGGCGAGCGTGGTGGTCTTGGTCTGAGTCGTGCGTTGCATCTTCATTCTCCTGGGGTAGGAAGTTCGAGTCGTATCCACGTGGCCACGATCCTCCTCTGGTCGCGACGCTGCGATGGTTATTACAACCAGCGTGCCAATAAACAAAAACACCCCGCCGGGCGTGCAGGCGGGGGGCGACGTCGTGAATGGATTCTGGCTCCGGCTTTTGCTGGCCATCGCCGCAAGGCCCGTCGGCCATGCGTGGCCGCCTACTCGTCGAACGCGTTCTGGAACGCCAGGAAGTCGAAGATGTCCAGCGTTTCGCTCAGGTCGAAGTCGGCGCGCAGATCCCCGGCATCAAACAGATTCTGGAATGCCAGGAAGTCAAAAATGTCCAGCACGCCGTCGTCGTTGAGATCGGCGCGCAGGCCGTAGACGGCCAGGTCCTGATGGCGGATCACGCCATCGCCATCCAGGTCGAAGAGTGCGAAGTCGTAGGGCGGATCCGCCAGACGGACTTCTCCGTTCTTCTGGCCATCGGCATCGATCGCGTCCCCATCGTTGGCATAGACCCAGTCTCGCAGCAGTTCCTGGTCGAGCAGGTCCACGATCGAATCGCCGTTGAGGTTACCAGGCTCGAGGTCGAAGCCCACGTCCGTCCAGACGTAGAGCCCGTCCACGAACTCGTCGGCATAGCTGGTCCCGACGAGGGCCGAGACTTCCCAGCGATTGGGCTCGAGCGAATCTTCGATGTCGCGCCCCTCCCAGTCTTCGATGAGCACCCAGGCTTCGCCGCTGGCAAAGGGCACCGAATCAATCAGGTCGGTGACGCCCTCCTCGATGCTCCAGCCATCATCGGCCCTCAGGTTGATCGGCGGGGTCGACGTGCCCGCAAGTTGGCCATAGCCGCGATTGGTCACTGCGCCCACGAAAGTGACGGTGGTGCGGTCGCTGGCAACATCATGCTCGAATCGCACCTCGACCCACGGGTCATAGGCGCCATCGACCGATCCGCCACGCATGCCGCTGGGCTGGATGTAGCCTTCCGACCGGGTGAAGAACCGACCCCGCACGACCATGGTCTCACCCGCGTCGAACATGCCATCGCCGTTGCCCGTCTCGCTCACCAGCGTGACACCCGAGCACCCGCAGAAGGCAAGCGACCAGTCGGCGCCGCTACGCTCGAATGGTTCGCCCGTGTAGATGCTGCGGTCGTAGTCTTCGGTCGATTCCGCGATGCGCTCGCCGATGGAACTCCCCGGGCGCGAACCGAAGCGCGCCACGTTGGCCATGAACCTGCTTTCGGCCGACGCGCCTAGGTGGCCGCCCGTATCTTCACGCCGGTCCACGCTGATTTCGATGAAGCCCAGCAGCGGGCTGGCGCCGAACCGGAATGGGTCGAAGGGCTGGCCGCTCAGGCCCAATGTGCCGGGCGGGTTGATCAGGCCGTCGAGTACGAGCTGGATGCGGAAGACATCGGCGCCCTCGCTGTCGATAACCGTGCCCGCGTACGGATTCGTGGCCGGCGAGAACGGCTGCCACCCTCCGATCGACAGGGACACGATGTCCGGCAGCGTTGCGTCGGGGTGAACCACGCCCATTCCGCCGCGATCGGTCGGCCGAAGGACGGCATCGCCCACGGGATCCGTAAAGAACGACTCGCCGGGATCGGCAACCACCAGAGCGCTCGTGACGAGCATGCCTGCGAGCCCCAGCCCTATTGGGATTCGACGTGTCATGGCGTGCTCAGCTCCCGCACCAGGTCGTGCAGTTCGTATCGCTCGATTCGGTTCCGCATGCTGCTTCGCTGCATGTCGATCAATCGGGCCGCCGCAGCAACGTTGCCGGCCGTGTGCCGGAGGGCCTGCTCCACCAGTTCCCGTTCCACCGCTTCGGCCGTGCACGGTCCGCGGTCGAAGTCGAAGACCAGCCCACTGCCGGCCTCGGTGCGCTCGGCGCCGCCGCCCAGTGGCAGGTCCCTCGGCTCGATGGTCTCGTCTTGGGAAAGCAGTGCGGCGTGCTGCACTGCGTTTACCAGCTCGCGGACGTTGCCGGGCCACGCATAGCTGCGAAGGGCGCGTTCGGCGGCCTCGCTGAATTCCATCTCGCTGCGGCCGAACTGCCGGGCGAACTTCGCAAGCGCCGAACGAGCGATCAACAGCACGTCTTCGCCGCGGTCCCGAAGCGGCGGAATCTCGACCGTAAACGTGTTGAGGCGATAGAACAGATCGCCGCGGAAGGACTTCTCGCGCACGCGGGCGGGCAGGTCCTGGTTGGTTGCCGCAATAACCCGGGCCGACACCCTGCGTTCACGCGTGCCGCCCACGCGGCGCAGCGTGCCCGCCTCGAGCACGAGCAACAGCTTGCTCTGGAGTTCCAAGGGCATCTCCCCGATCTCGTCGAGGAAGATCGTGCCATCGGTCGCCATCTCGAACAGGCCTTCGCGGGCCTCCTTCGCGTCCGTGAAGGCGCCCCGCTCGTGACCGAACAACTCGGCCTCGATCAGGTTCGCCGGCAGGGCCGCACAATTGACGTGTACGAAGGGCTGGGACGCGTCTCGATCGGTCGCAACCGCGTGCAGTTCGCGCGCCAGCACGCCCTTGCCCGTGCCGGTCTCGCCGGTGATCAGGACTGTGGGCAGGGCGGCCGGACCATCGCCCACCTTGGGCAGCGGAAGCGTCGCCAGGCGCCGGATCATGGTGATCGCCGCTTGCCACGCATCGGCTTCGCCGACCGGCCCGGATGCCACGTCGTCGGGTGTCTGGCTGGCTAGCCGCTCGTGCAGCCGGAGCTTGGCCTCGCGCTTGCCACGCTCGAGCGTTCGTTCGACCACCAGCGTGAGTTCGGCCACGCTCAGCGGCTTGAGCAGATACTCGTCGGCCCCCAGCTTCATTGCCTCGACGGCAGTCGAAACGCTGTCGTCGGAGGTCATGACCAGCACGCCGCCGGTAAAGCCTTCTTCGCGGATGGCCTTGATGAGCGCCAGGCCGTCGTCGCCGGGAAGCCGCAGGTCGGTCAGCACCAGGTCGACGTGCTGGGCGCCGAAGATCTCCAGCCCCTGGGCTACGCTGCCGGCCTCGAGGCATGCGTGGCCCGCCCGCTTCAGTGTCGTTGCCACCGAAAATCGCAGGTCTTGGTCGTCTTCTACGAGCAGGATCGTGGCCAAGGCCGGCCTCCAACTGGCCACCAATGGCCAGCCCGGGTTCAGTGTACCGGCAGTCGGAGGGCAAAAACCGCCCCGGAACCCCTGCCAGGGTCGCGCAGCCAGGCTTCTCCGCCATGATCCCGTGCGACCTTCTGAACCATTGCAAGACCGATGCCATTGCCATCGCTCTTGGTGGTGAAGTAGGGCTGGAAGATGTGGGCCTCGGCGTCTTCGGGCACCCCCGGCCCCGTATCGGCCACGTCGATGCCCCACTGCGACTCACCGGGACTCGGATTCTCGGACCACATCGTCACCCGCACGGCCCCACCTTTTGGCGTCACATCCAGCGCATTGGACACCAGGGCCACCAACGCCTGCTCGAGGTGTCCGGGGTCGAACAACGCACGCTGCGGAGCGCCGCTGGCATCCAGTTCCAGCCGAACTTCCGACGCCCGAGCCCGGTCCTGCATCGCCGCGATGGAATCTTCGGCCCATGCGGCGGGAGACAATTCCATCCGATTCAGCTCTTCGGGTCGTGCCAGGTCCAAGAGCTTCTTGAGCCAGATGTTCACGCGATCAACCGTCGACACGATGCGTTCCAGCGTGCCGCTGCGAGCCGCTGCGTCGGGTTCATCGCCGGCCAACTCGGCCATCATGCGGATGCCGGACAGCGGACTCTTGATGTTGTGGACGATGCGGCGGGTTGCGCTGCCGAATGCCGCCATGCGCTCGCGTTCGATGCGCTCGGCCTGCATGGCGCCGATCGTGCCGGCCATGGAATTGAACTCGCTGGCCAGCATGGCGATCTCGCCCTGACCGATGACCCGCACGCGATGGTCGAACTCGCCGCGCGCGAATCGTTCGGCTGCCTTGCGCAGCTCCGCCACGGGTGCCAGCACCCATCGCCGGACCAGTTCGATCGCCAGGGTACCCGCCAGGAGCGCTATTGCCAGGCTTGCCGCCAGAGACGCGAAGACACGGCTCCGCATGTCGTCGGCGTGCGAACTGGCAAGCATGGCGTTCTCGATCACGCGAGACTCGATGGCCTCGATCCGTTCATGAATATCAAAGAGGGCGGCCAGAGCATCGGCACGCTCGGCCTCGCCCTGGGTCTCAAGCCAGCGCCCGACGCCTTGCTCGGCCATGGCGATGCGATTGGCAAGGTACTGCGGCACGCCATCGCCCAGCACGATCTCCAGCCGCTCGGCCGCTTGAAGCTCGGCGGCCGCCGCTTGCGCCCGCCCGCTCAAGTCCTGGATCGACGCACGGTCTAGGCCTTGAGGCCCCTCGGGCGCATCCGGGGGCGCGGGGCCGATCGCCGCGTGCTGGGTGCCGCGGGCGATCTGGTTGTGCTGCGTCCCCGCCGCTCGCTTGACGGTGCTCAAGAGCATCAGGGCCTGCTCGGTCGCGCGCATCGGTTGATCGAGCTGCCGCTCGAGGAACAGCACGCCCCACAGCATCGTGCCCGCGTTGATCAACACCACCACGCCGAACGTCAGCAGCAGAAAGGCGAACCTGCCGCGGAGCGATTGCATCCTTGCAAGCGGCGCCCAGGAAATATCCCATCGCTTCATGGCGCCCCACATTCGATGCTCAGTCGGCGGCGTGCGGCGGCCAGCTTCACCGGTGAGGGTGGTCATAGTCCCATCGCCAACTCGACTCTTCGAGCGGTCGATTGGAGGACTCCACGTGCCCGTCGACGAACGCGACGTTCAGGCCCGAACCGTGTCGGGACGCGGGCATCCACGTCCGGCCGTCGTCGTACAGGCCATCATCGCCGATCGGCGGCGCGGAATACACGGGCGTCACGCCCCGGGCGGTTGCTTCAACGCCGTCCACGTCCCATGCCAGCGGCACCATTGCCTCGCTGAGCACGCGTTCGGTCAGGCACGTCTGCATGCTCCGGCCACCCGGTCCTTCGACCCGATGCAGGCGTGCATTGAAGCCATACGACACGGTGTTCCAACTGGCGACGCCGCCGCCCGAGCAGGGGGCATCGCGCCGCAGCACGAGATCACCACGAACCGAAGCGCACCGGAGGGGCACGTCCTGGCCATCGTTCAACGCCACACGAGAGCGGCCGTCACCGTACTTCCAGTATTCGTCGATCCCGTAGAGGCTTTCCTGGAACGTCTCCAACGCGACGTGGCCGTGCCTGCCGCACGGATCGTGGGTGCGACCGCTGTCCAGTTGCGGATCGAGGAACATCTGCAGGTCGAATGCCACGTTGCGAAGCGACATCTGGCATCGGAAGCTGCGCGAGGCGTCCATGGCGCCAAACAGCACCGGCAGAAGAATGCCGAGCAAGACGCCCAGCAGCGCCAACACCAGCAGCAACTCAACGAGCGTTACGCCCCGGCGAACCCGGTGCGGCAGGCCAAGTGGCCTGATTCGAATGTTGGCTGGCGGTCGACCCATCAAGAACATCCCCACGATTGTCAGGCATTGTACACGAAACCGCCCGGGCCAGCGCACGAAAGTCGAACGAATCAAGATCCTGTCAGGACTCGAATCGCAAAATCCTTTTGAGAGGCCAGCACTGGCCCTTGATTGACGCGTCCGAGCCAAGTCTCGGCGACATCTCGGCTTACAGGGCCCCGATCCAAGTCGTTATCGGAATCAGATCGATTCGTCGATGGACGGCCGAAGCGAGGCCACCCCGACCGGGCACCCCGGATCAGCCGTCGATCCGGATGGGCGTCAGGCGTCGGCCGGGCCGTCGGTGCTTAATAGGTCCGCTGGCGGACACGCACCCCGTCCGTCAATCCATCGCCGGGATACCGCACGATCTGCTGCCCCTCGCTCAAGCCATCGAGCACCTGCATGGACTCGGCATTGCGCTGGCCGAGCGTGACGGACGTGAGCCGAGCCGTTCCCTCCGTTCCCCTCCCTTCGATGACGTACACGGCCCAGCCATCTTCACGCCGGAACGCCGAAGTGGCCGGGATGACCAATGCGTCGTCAACTTCCCACACGACGATGCTCGCTTCGACACGAAAGTGATCACCCAATGTCAGACGATCCTGGCGTGGCGTGATGAAGTCGGCGATGACGTTGACGCGCTGCTCCTCGATGCCCAGCGCGGAAACATGGGTGAATCCGCTCGGTTCGACCAGTCTCACGATCGCTTCGAGCGTTCCTGCACCCCCCCAATCAGTGATGGCAACACGAGCGCCGGGCTCGATAGCCACGGCATCGCTCGAGAGCACGTCGATAACGACCTCCAGATCGGAAAGATCACC
This portion of the Phycisphaerales bacterium genome encodes:
- a CDS encoding DUF418 domain-containing protein produces the protein MENAPQHAEPGPLGPTTQQDRIRSIDTLRGVALLGIFVMNIPIFALTGAAFFNPPIAGGFEGLDYLTWLASHALFDMKMMAIFSMLFGAGVALMAERLTETGRNAAGVHYRRMGWLLAIGMIHAYLIWFGDILVAYALVGMLVYPLRRLRALWLAIIGGLLLPVGMALSGAQQAMFELLRNSTDPQMMETWKEVGVMFFPDAAALEEERQKVLGGFFHRAAAQAPDVVMMQTFVFAVFIFWRVSGLMLLGMALHKWGVFRAERSVRDYVTMLVAGALLGGGLIAAGVAVNHAKGFDPVAFFGVVGWFNYAGSVGVALAWVALVMLICKAGVLGMVRHALASVGRMALTNYLMQSVIGAFIFYGWGLGYFGQLSRSELIPIVLGVWALQLIISPLWLSKFRFGPMEWLWRSLTYLKPAPMRRAGSSR
- a CDS encoding sigma-54 dependent transcriptional regulator, whose translation is MATILLVEDDQDLRFSVATTLKRAGHACLEAGSVAQGLEIFGAQHVDLVLTDLRLPGDDGLALIKAIREEGFTGGVLVMTSDDSVSTAVEAMKLGADEYLLKPLSVAELTLVVERTLERGKREAKLRLHERLASQTPDDVASGPVGEADAWQAAITMIRRLATLPLPKVGDGPAALPTVLITGETGTGKGVLARELHAVATDRDASQPFVHVNCAALPANLIEAELFGHERGAFTDAKEAREGLFEMATDGTIFLDEIGEMPLELQSKLLLVLEAGTLRRVGGTRERRVSARVIAATNQDLPARVREKSFRGDLFYRLNTFTVEIPPLRDRGEDVLLIARSALAKFARQFGRSEMEFSEAAERALRSYAWPGNVRELVNAVQHAALLSQDETIEPRDLPLGGGAERTEAGSGLVFDFDRGPCTAEAVERELVEQALRHTAGNVAAAARLIDMQRSSMRNRIERYELHDLVRELSTP
- a CDS encoding FG-GAP-like repeat-containing protein; translated protein: MQRTTQTKTTTLALALAAGAFASTASAQISFGPRTDLATAQRPSGIASADFTGDGLMDLAVIVDTNDRILVMVGDGTGNFTPGPVSFLGSGIGADAAINHDVDGDGDEDLIVVFDGPNRAQIMLNDGAGAFVAGGSAATQVEPVWIVKGDLNGNPTADFVVVNRDSNSISIMLDLGASTASTHIAVGQEPRMAAIADFTGDGLADIAVTSHDDRTVRILNGNGAGGFVAGQVISTPADRPEGIVAADFDGDGDQDMAITIDNSVDTYANTGGVLSRFARLPVGSIDPSELYVGDFAPGTAAGPDILVLNNDGGAVSVFENLGGMSFGAALVLPVGVQPSFATVGDFDGNGSSDFAVTNRDSNTTSVFINDAGGVAPCVADFDGDGSLTLFDFLAFQTAFDMGDLRADIDGDGSLSLFDFLEFQNLFSAGCP
- a CDS encoding prepilin-type N-terminal cleavage/methylation domain-containing protein, which translates into the protein MGRPPANIRIRPLGLPHRVRRGVTLVELLLVLALLGVLLGILLPVLFGAMDASRSFRCQMSLRNVAFDLQMFLDPQLDSGRTHDPCGRHGHVALETFQESLYGIDEYWKYGDGRSRVALNDGQDVPLRCASVRGDLVLRRDAPCSGGGVASWNTVSYGFNARLHRVEGPGGRSMQTCLTERVLSEAMVPLAWDVDGVEATARGVTPVYSAPPIGDDGLYDDGRTWMPASRHGSGLNVAFVDGHVESSNRPLEESSWRWDYDHPHR
- a CDS encoding HAMP domain-containing sensor histidine kinase; the protein is MTTLTGEAGRRTPPTEHRMWGAMKRWDISWAPLARMQSLRGRFAFLLLTFGVVVLINAGTMLWGVLFLERQLDQPMRATEQALMLLSTVKRAAGTQHNQIARGTQHAAIGPAPPDAPEGPQGLDRASIQDLSGRAQAAAAELQAAERLEIVLGDGVPQYLANRIAMAEQGVGRWLETQGEAERADALAALFDIHERIEAIESRVIENAMLASSHADDMRSRVFASLAASLAIALLAGTLAIELVRRWVLAPVAELRKAAERFARGEFDHRVRVIGQGEIAMLASEFNSMAGTIGAMQAERIERERMAAFGSATRRIVHNIKSPLSGIRMMAELAGDEPDAAARSGTLERIVSTVDRVNIWLKKLLDLARPEELNRMELSPAAWAEDSIAAMQDRARASEVRLELDASGAPQRALFDPGHLEQALVALVSNALDVTPKGGAVRVTMWSENPSPGESQWGIDVADTGPGVPEDAEAHIFQPYFTTKSDGNGIGLAMVQKVARDHGGEAWLRDPGRGSGAVFALRLPVH